TAAAAGCAAGTTGCTATGCTAGTAGATGTGTGTTGGTTTTACATTTGGAAACTTGATAGGTGTCCTCGTAGTGGAGAAGCATCCCTAGTCGAGTCTTGGGGAAACAGCACATGTGAGCCGTTCTTGGGATACAAGTCGAGAACTTCGGTCCGGCTTCTACTTTTAGGTAGCGTACAGATTTCCACGTGCAAGGGGTGGTATAAGGTAAAAAATTGCGAACTAGACCTGGTCCACTTAATAATTTCCAGAAAAAGCGTTCATTTCACTTAGCAATCATCCGCTGAACCTTCTTTGATTAAGATTCTCTCCATTCTGGTCTGCGCTCGACCATCTGATCGTGGGATGGTTATGATGACTCGTGAGCTACACCATCATACTTGGAGACCAGGATTGAGAGAATCCTGTCTCGACTTCTTTTGATAGTTATCTCCACatattatttcacttgcattgagGTATGTTGCTCCAACTTTAATGTCTCCCTGTATCGTTATCATAGCCATCATCTATCAATCAACCAAAACTATGAGCATTCATGGCATTGATAGACATCCATAGGGATCACTGTCGTGcctgaacatgttcaaaacaaatcaAAATCCCACAACTAAACAAAGATAACAACATTGTTCCCAAAAAatacaaagaaagaaagataacCACAGAAAGAATGGCGGTTCAACCAGAGCCACCTCTCAATATAATCCATCCAAAAACAAATTACTCAGTCCCCGGATTTCCACAGCCTGTAAATATAATCCAAAAACAAATTACTCATGCTTGATGGTAAGATGGTTACAACCCACAGGAAAGAATGTAACCCAGCCTTAGATGGAGGCCAGGAAGAATGGCTTCAATGAGTTCAACGAGTCCCAAGGGGGCCAATTAGCTAAGTTTTGGGTCGGTTTGCCTAGCGGCAAGGTGGGGGGATTTGGGTCCCGCTGTAGCTTGCTTTGACGTTCATGCACGAGGCAGTGGCCGGAAGCTGGCCAACGTACTTGAGGTTGACGTCTTGGAGATTGACGTTCTTGCATGGCACTCCTCTGCTGCACCTGAGGGTCACCGCCACCGGAGTCGTCGACGTCCCTCTTATGTTCCGGAAGAAGATGTCACTCAGAATCACCCCAGATGGTGCCTGCATTCAATCACATACACTCATTGCTATTGTTTTTGTGTgttgattttaatttatttttcttaggGTGAACGTTAGGAAAGATTTAGCTAAACTCACTGCTCATATTAGTTTATGTTCTTCTGGCTTAAGATAGGAAACAGCACCAAATCTAAAGTAGGGCAATGTCATAATAGGATTGCATCAGAATGTTCTTGTTAGAGTTCACTGGTAAAGTTTATTCATTGATGATGACTTTGTGCTCTGTCAGAGACCTAAGAACCAGTCCCACCTAATTCAGGATAGAGGAATCAGGGAACACTGGCAGAGGGCTTCTCATATTATTGTGTGCACCAAAAACTTGCCTATGAGTTTCATCTACACGATAAATTAAAACTAAATATCACCAAGAGTTATGAGAACTAAACTACCCTTGCATTGTAGCTTGAGATGCTTTAGCGAGTCTAGGATTTTTGTTTAGTTAGTTATGTCTTTTTTGAAGGAAGACAAAATTGTAGAGGCATCACCAGTTATTCAAAGAAATGATTTGAGAATTATTAAGATCAGAACATCCGAGGAGCACCTCCTTAGATTTGAAGCTAAAAACTCCTCCAAATGGAGGGTTGCAACCATTCAGTTGAGCCTAATTTGCAAGCTTGAGTGAGTTGAGCTAGCTTGTCTTATTTTCTGGTTTCTACTTGTTACCCGAGTTTGGTCGCAGATTTAATTTGGGCTTCCAAACCAAGCTCAAACATAAAACTAGGTAAAATGAACTAGAGAACTAGGGCATGCTTTGTTTTGGTCATGATTGATTTAGTACTTTGCACAATTTTATTGTCAAACTAAGTAATGCCTTCTTCTGTAGCAGGGAAAGATAAGTAGAGCCTATTCACAGGAGAAACCACAGCGGACCATCTCCTCCAAGCCCTGGCCAAGTTTTGTTGTTTAAATGCATGCATTatcaagctctaagcactatatgCGGAAAAAATATTATATGAGCCCCTCATATTTTTGCATGACATGATTGTGTTAGCTTGCTTACATCTGATGCACAAGAGCTGTAGGGGCAGTACATCTGGTCAAtgatgatgggatttgcaacACTGTTCATGACAATGTTCTCAAAGGTCATGTTAACAGCCTTACTGGTTCCTGGAGAGTTCTCCCATGTCTTGATCCTTACACCGTTTGAAGTCCCGGCAAGGGTGCTATCTTTGATGACGAGTCCTCGGACGTCCCCTTCATTATGATATCTTCCTAAACTCCCAATGCTGCAATGACCATATAAAATGAAACTGCATCAGCAATATTAGCAGCAGCTGTGGCAGCACAATTTAGCTCATTTAGCAGTTCTAGACCTTACTTGGGCCACATCTAACCCATAAAAGTCCGGACAACAAAAAAAAGGAGGTACCCTAGTACACGAGGCTCCTACCATTGTGGGGTCCGGTGAGGGTCAAATAGAAGTGCATGACATCGGTCTAAATTTTAAACCCAAGATTAATCCAAGGATCTGTTCTCATTtggattggatcaaaaatttcaatCAGAACATAATAATATTGTAGCAGGAGAACTTCAAGAGGACTGACCTGATCCCATGCCCTGGTCCACAACTGATGCCACTCAGTAATATTTCTGAGTTACTATGTCCAATGGAGATACAATCATCACCAGTTCCGATCACCGAGTTATATATAGTTACGCCTGTGCTCCGTTCAATGTGAATTCCGTCGGTGTTGGGGCTGTTTGAAGGGGCGGTGATCTGGATATTTTTGCCCCAGAAGTTCTTGCAGCCAACCAGAGCTATATGGAAGAACTTGCTATTCAAGGATTTGATGTTCTGTACCAGAGTGTTTGATGTGGCAACGAACTTGACCGACTGAAATGCTCAAGATAATCACCAAAATGATGATTAAGCATGTTTAGATGATGAGCCGAATAGCAAATTTGGACTATAGAGCTTCTACAGTTTTTACAACATCTGTGATCTTAATGATGCTGGCCATTATGAGTATTGATAGCTAGCTGCTATAACTTCATGCTACAATGCTTATCTTAGAAAAATACTTCACCCTAAAATGCAGAGGGCAAGTGTTACATCTAAAAGACAACGGCTGGACAAATTTTGCTACTGCAGTTTGGGTAGCAACATGAAAGTACTACTCTAGTCTAGAATATTCATTAATCTAAGCCTATATAGAGTTATTCATTCTTCCTTGATGCGGGCAAAAGAAAATCTGGCGCTGCCATTATTCCACTGTGAAACTTTTGGTGAAGTAGCTACTAGCTGGGAAATACTAATTGCCTTATGCAGTGAGCTAGTTTTAAAGCTCTAAAATGCACCAGTATGTGATTGGCTTGATTTCATACATTATTTCTACTTTTGTGCAAAATTGTCAAATTAGAAAGGACGTGTACGTGGTAACTATATATGCTCGAGTTGCAAGTATTAGATCTACCGTAGAGAGGATAAAGGATAAATGAGGCTTGAGAGTTTACAGTGGGGAGGACTTTGCAATGTTTATTTGTAGGGCACTTGTTATAGGGCCATGATACAGCTCCTTGGCCATCGAAAGTCCCTCCTCCGGTCAATATCAACATATCCACCCATGCAAATTCCACCCAATCGTCACCTGTGACATACTGGCTCAAATCTGTTGTTGCCTTCAAGTATCCCTGTATGCACCACACAATGCTCAACCAAAATTAAGAGCCAAAAAATAATTGGAGATTAAATTGCTCGGTTATCACTATGCTAATCAAACTATCAgcaaatttataaagatgcattaAGTTGTTGGGCAATCAGGCAAGCTAAAGTAGATATGATCTGCTTCTGAAGTCTTAATGTGATCATCATATGCCAACAAGATTTAATCAGACATAGCACCAAATGTTCCATCATTTTTGAATTCACTAATCTTAATCAAGTTCTAATATGTGACTTGCCTTCATATTCACTGTAAGGGAGTGAACATTTTTGCAAGGACCAGCAAACTTAGTAGGGCCAATAAGATAAGTTCCTGCAGGTATGTGAAGCTTGACCACACCAACTGCTGCGCATGCTGCCTTCCATGCGGCCATGAATGCCTGAGTTGGATGGAGGtaaaaacaaagagaagaaggcaCAATTAGAACCACCATATTTACACTCCATGAGCTCATAGCTCGATGAGAAGTTGTTCTGAGTCGTACCTTAGCTAATTGATTAAAAGCCAGCTTACCCATCACCAACAAGGAAACAATTAGCACAGCAAGAACAAATCCTAGTTTTATACATTGCTACCTTGCTTTTGATGTTCTAAGACTACCTTTGATGCAATGTTTCTCACTTTAGAATTAAGGACAGTATATTATCTCCAAACAAAAAGTTTAGAAGCATTGTAGTTTATTAAAAAAGCCATTATGTCTTTAAAACAAAAATAAATGACAATTAACCGTAACATTTGGAAGATAGATTTCTATGTGATGATCGGTTTCTGAAGTCCATTCAATAGATGGCTGAGATCACATTATCTTCTCGTTATGTTGGATCATGAAGGAAGGTTCAGCTTCAATTTAAATTGGCCTCCTGGCATGCAGAACAAAATACTTCCAAAAAGAATCAAGCAAAAGAAAAACTTAAACGTtggttattttaattttgttattaaaaaaaaaaaaaggatgagagaagagttgaagggagaagaaaagaaagagtaaaAAACATGGATCATGATCGAATCATAACTCAGAAACAGCAATTGTATTAAAAACAAAGAACAAAAGATCTACCAAGCACATATTGCGAGAAAATACTATAGAAAAGCAGATGAGACAAAATCATGCAACCAAATCAATCCGAAAAACCAAACATAAGCAAGATTATTAACAAACTCATTACAGTTAAACATTAATGATTCTagcaattttcttttttttttttctttagagcgagagagagagagagagagagagaagcagacAGGATTTAGACCTTGCTATCGTCAGTAATGCCATTGGCTCGGGCACCATAATCTAGAACATTGAAGTTCCAGTAGCTTAATGATTTCTGGGTTTCAGCATTGCCAATGGAGTAACAACATACCAACGAAAGCAAGAATAAAAGCTTCATCTATTTGTGTTGCTGCttccttgctctctttctttatttttctttttcctttccttttaaaTGAGTTGTGGGCTTAAACATAGGGAAGGGATGGGTCCCAGTTTGAGTTTTTTCAACTACCATAACTTCCTCCTTTCCCCACTTCCGTAGACTGTTTCCAATCGCTTGTTGAGGCATCTGTCCTATTTTAGCACATGGCTCTCCTACCACACACGTTAAGAGAGTCCTTTGATTGATTGACCGGTGTTTTCGCTATTGCAGTCCACTTGGATATGTATCTCTAGGAATGAATGAAAGAAATCAATTGCTTAATTTGTAAAGTTAAACAAGATCAATGATGCAAGTGAGAGGTGAT
Above is a genomic segment from Elaeis guineensis isolate ETL-2024a chromosome 1, EG11, whole genome shotgun sequence containing:
- the LOC140851630 gene encoding exopolygalacturonase-like isoform X1, coding for MKLLFLLSLVCCYSIGNAETQKSLSYWNFNVLDYGARANGITDDSKAFMAAWKAACAAVGVVKLHIPAGTYLIGPTKFAGPCKNVHSLTVNMKGYLKATTDLSQYVTGDDWVEFAWVDMLILTGGGTFDGQGAVSWPYNKCPTNKHCKVLPTSVKFVATSNTLVQNIKSLNSKFFHIALVGCKNFWGKNIQITAPSNSPNTDGIHIERSTGVTIYNSVIGTGDDCISIGHSNSEILLSGISCGPGHGISIGSLGRYHNEGDVRGLVIKDSTLAGTSNGVRIKTWENSPGTSKAVNMTFENIVMNSVANPIIIDQMYCPYSSCASDAPSGVILSDIFFRNIRGTSTTPVAVTLRCSRGVPCKNVNLQDVNLKYVGQLPATASCMNVKASYSGTQIPPPCR
- the LOC140851630 gene encoding exopolygalacturonase-like isoform X2, whose protein sequence is MKLLFLLSLVCCYSIGNAETQKSLSYWNFNVLDYGARANGITDDSKAFMAAWKAACAAVGVVKLHIPAGTYLIGPTKFAGPCKNVHSLTVNMKGYLKATTDLSQYVTGDDWVEFAWVDMLILTGGGTFDGQGAVSWPYNKCPTNKHCKVLPTSVKFVATSNTLVQNIKSLNSKFFHIALVGCKNFWGKNIQITAPSNSPNTDGIHIERSTGVTIYNSVIGTGDDCISIGHSNSEILLSGISCGPGHGISIGSLGRYHNEGDVRGLVIKDSTLAGTSNGVRIKTWENSPGTSKAVNMTFENIVMNSVANPIIIDQMYCPYSSCASDGLEEMVRCGFSCE